The region TTTTTTGGAGGTTGCATTGAGAGAGCATCTTGTGTTGACCGATGAAGATTTTTCTCATGAGATCATGGATGTCATAACCACACTCAATAGTGGTTTTGACAAGAATTTTAAGAAGGTTGCATTTCTTAATTTACCGATTTCTAATGAGAAATTCCAGCCATCAATTGTTCATGCTCCTACACTTGAATTGAAGCCACTTCCGGAGCATCtcaaatatgtttacttggggaAGAATGAGACACTTCCAGTTATAATTGCAAGAAATCTTAACCAAGTCCAAGAAGAAAAAGTAATGAGAGTACTCCAAGAATATAAAACAACCATTGGTTGGTCTATTGTTGATATTAAGGGGATTAGCCCTTCTATGTGCATGCACCGAATTTTACTTGAAGAAGGGTCTAAACCAACACGTGAGGCGCAACGGAGATTAAATCCACCTATGATGGAGGTTATGAAAAAGGAGATACTGAAGCTCCTTAGTGTGGGTATTATTTACCCAATTTCAGACAGTCAATGGGTGAGTCCAGTTCAGGTAGTGCCAAAGAAGTCTGGAATCACAGTGGTAAAGAACGATGAAAACGAGCTGGTACCAAAAAGAATGCAAACCGGGTGGTGAGTTTTTATAGACTACCAAAAGTTGAATGCAGCAACCCGTAAAGATCACTTTCCATTacctttcattgatcagatgcttgagaGGTTAGCGGGTCAtccttattattgttttcttgatggttatttgggatataatcagattgttatagctcctgaagatcaagagaagacaacctTCACATGCCCTTTTGGTACATTTGCTTTCCGATGTATGCcgtttgggttatgtaatgctcctaCCACGTTTCAGCGATGTATGATGAGCATTTTTTCAGAATATATTGAAAACATCATTGaggtttttatggatgattttagtgTTTATGGTGACTCATTTGATCGCTGCCTTCATAATCTCACTTTGGTACTCCAGCGATGTATTGAAACTAACATTGtacttaattgggaaaaatgccactTTATGGTAAACCAATGTATAGTTTTGGGTCATGTGATTTCAGTCAAGGGAATAGAGGTCGATAAGGCAAAGATTGATTTAATTCATCCTCTACCATCTCCGACTAGTGTGAAAGAAGTGAGATCATTCCTTAGGCATGttgggttctatcgaagatttATCAAGGATTTCTCTAAAATTTCCACACCACTATGCAACCTTCTTCAAAAAGATGTAAAGTTCGAGTTTAATGAAAAGTGTTTAGTGGCTTTCAACTTATTAAAAGATTCTTTGACTACAACTCCTATAATTCAGCCACCAAATTGGGAGATACCTTTTGAACtcatgtgtgatgcaagtgactatGCCGGGGTGCTGTTCTTGGGCGGCGAGTTGACAAGCTTCCTCATGTTATATACTATGCTTCTTGCACTCTTAAtgatgctcaacttaattattccACCACTGAAAAAGAGCTCTTGGCGGTCATTTTTGCCTTGGAAAAGTTTTGGTCATACTTGATTGGAACTAAAGTGATTGTTTATACCGACCATGCTGCTCTTCGCTATCTATTGGCAAAGAAAGAAGCCAAGCCTCGACTGATTCAGTGGATTCTACTTCTTCAAGAGTTTGATTTGGAGATAAAAGATAAAAAGGGTTCTGAGAATATGGTGGTGGACCACTTGAGTCGTCT is a window of Humulus lupulus chromosome 4, drHumLupu1.1, whole genome shotgun sequence DNA encoding:
- the LOC133832705 gene encoding uncharacterized protein LOC133832705, whose protein sequence is MPSQPEMNPKENASAVTLRSGTQYDPPSPPMPSKFSSKPQVDCSVNEDVPSKPTAPTQLNPKPTFVIPPPFPSRLKKTKKEEVDKEILDTFRKVEVNIHLLDAIKQVSRYANFLKELCTNKRKLRGNEKAMRYPSDVHVVYSLDVLDILSQRVLDLHSESFLEVALREHLVLTDEDFSHEIMDVITTLNSGFDKNFKKVAFLNLPISNEKFQPSIVHAPTLELKPLPEHLKYVYLGKNETLPVIIARNLNQVQEEKVMRVLQEYKTTIGWSIVDIKGISPSMCMHRILLEEGSKPTREAQRRLNPPMMEVMKKEILKLLSVGIIYPISDSQWVSPVQVVPKKSGITVVKNDENELVPKRMQTGW